The Dermochelys coriacea isolate rDerCor1 chromosome 12, rDerCor1.pri.v4, whole genome shotgun sequence genome has a window encoding:
- the LOC119841065 gene encoding cholesteryl ester transfer protein isoform X3 produces the protein MAFLGKVAYGLTNIQINDLSIENSEVDFKEDDAIDIAIQNVTASFKGTLSYGYTGAWFVKLAHSIDFEIESSIDLQINAKLMCAKGRVAADTSDCYLTFYKLTLHLQGDKQPGWLKQLFTDFISFTLKLVLKGQVCKEINFLAQLLADFIQDRAANFLQDGAIGVDISLASFPVIKANYMESHHKGLLLYKNYSVVFSDSMFAPSLLSESRMLYFWFSDQVLNSLALAAFLDERLVLTITGEELREMFEMEDTEAHQGIVQEIFQGTSYNDSLAKVWSLTPPEIALQPEGTIVRSLVAVELSLFSQGAEPTVVLYSEKEVTVTIQSAYVEKKLVLHLADSVIEPKVFKCALERAGADKSLRHFLQRIISVAGIPEVISRIEPALTSLMNSKGLNLFEIKNPEIITKEGYLIIQLDFGFPHHLLVDFLKKTL, from the exons cATACAGATCAACGACTTGTCCATAGAAAACAGTGAGGTAGATTTTAAGGAAGATGATGCCATAGACATTGCAATTCAGAATGTGACAGCATCCTTCAAAGGGACCCTGAGTTATGGCTACACCGGTGCTTGGTT TGTGAAACTCGCCCACTCCATTGATTTTGAAATTGAATCCTCAATTGATCTCCAGATCAACGCTAAACTGA TGTGTGCAAAGGGCCGGGTGGCGGCCGATACCTCGGATTGCTACCTGACGTTCTATAAGCTGACGCTCCATCTCCAGGGAGACAAACA GCCAGGGTGGCTAAAACAGCTCTTCACAGACTTCATCTCGTTTACCTTGAAGCTCGTTCTAAAAGGCCAG GTGTGTAAAGAAATTAACTTCCTGGCTCAGCTGCTGGCAGATTTTATACAGGACAGAGCAG CAAATTTCCTCCAGGATGGGGCTATAGGAGTAGATATTTCACTGGCATCGTTTCCAGTAATAAAGGCAAACTATATGGAATCGCATCATAAG GGTCTGCTTTTGTACAAGAACTATTCAGTCGTCTTCAGTGACTCCATGTTTGCGCCATCTCTGCTCTCCGAGTCCAGGATGCTATACTTCTGGTTTTCAGACCAGGTCCTGAACTCTCTGGCCTTGGCAGCTTTCTTGGATGAACGTCTGGTGTTAACGATCACAGGGGAAGAGTTAAGG GAGATGTTTGAAATGGAAGACACGGAGGCTCACCAAGGGATTGTGCAAGAG ATTTTTCAAGGCACTTCTTATAATGACTCGCTGGCTAAGGTCTGGAGTCTCACCCCTCCCGAAATCGCCCTCcagcctgaagggaccattgtgaggTCATTGGTTGCCGTGGAACTCAGCCTTTTTTCCCAAGGAGCAGAGCCCACAGTGGTGTTATATTCTGAGAAG GAAGTCACTGTCACAATCCAGTCTGCGTATGTAGAAAAGAAACTGGTTTTGCATCTCGCTGACTCTGT GATAGAGCCTAAAGTTTTTAAATGTGCTTTGGAGAGAGCTGGG GCTGACAAATCTCTAAGACACTTTCTGCAGAGAATCATCTCAGTTGCAGGAATCCCAGAAGTGATTTCAA GGATCGAGCCAGCTTTAACTTCTCTGATGAATAGCAAAGGACTCAAtctatttgaaattaaaaatcctGAGATCATCACAAAGGAG gGATACCTAATTATACAGCTGGACTTTGGCTTCCCACATCATTTGCTTGTAGATTTTCTTAAGAAAACATTATAG